A genomic window from Silene latifolia isolate original U9 population chromosome Y, ASM4854445v1, whole genome shotgun sequence includes:
- the LOC141631209 gene encoding uncharacterized protein LOC141631209: protein MNEESKFSKFLDMLKKLEVSLPFTEVVTQMPLYTKFLKDVLTKKRSIGGDGLVSLRGECSAILLNPMPEKLQDLGSFSIPCTVGNVSIKRALCDLGGSISILPLLIANKVGLHDMIPTSMTLQLADRSVQRLMGVIEDVPVKVGNFYIPADFVVLDIPEDQQTPIIIGRPFLATGDVNISVKEGKLTFKVEGNVVEFSLSGAMSQPMFESVYSIDMLEEAIEEAKDKCSGEHLEEDYEALPPILDEVEGPIPPKVDLKPLSPSLEYAYLDEAHSFPVIINADLLASQK from the coding sequence ATGAATGAGGAGAGTAAATTCTCCAAATTCTTGGACATGTTGAAGAAGCTTGAAGTTTCATTACCTTTCACCGAGGTAGTGACACAAATGCCACTTTACACAAAATTCTTGAAGGATGTGTTGACCAAGAAGAGAAGCATTGGAGGAGATGGTCTTGTATCTCTTAGAGGAGAATGTAGTGCAATCTTACTCAATCCCATGCCGGAGAAATTACAAGATCTGGGTAGTTTTTCCATCCCGTGCACGGTGGGTAATGTGAGCATCAAGAGGGCACTTTGTGATCTTGGTGGAAGTATTAGTATCTTACCTCTTCTCATTGCAAATAAAGTTGGGTTACATGACATGATTCCCACCTCCATGACATTACAACTTGCGGATAGATCGGTACAAAGACTGATGGGTGTGATTGAGGATGTGCCGGTCAAGGTTGGCAACTTCTATATCCCGGCGGatttcgttgtacttgatatTCCGGAGGATCAACAAACACCAATCATTATAGGAAGACCTTTTCTAGCAACCGGAGATGTTAATATTAGTGTCAAGGAGGGGAAACTCACCTTCAAGGTAGAAGGGAATGTTGTTGAATTCTCTTTGAGCGGGGCCATGTCACAACCTATGTTTGAAAGTGTCTATTCCATAGACATGTTGGAAGAAGCTATTGAAGAAGCTAAGGACAAGTGCTCGGGGGAGCATTTGGAAGAAGATTATGAAGCTCTTCCACCTATTTTGGATGAAGTTGAGGGTCCGATTCCTCCTAAGGTAGATCTCAAACCTTTGTCCCCTTCCCTTGAATATGCCTATCTCGATGAGGCACACTCCTTCCCCGTGATCATCAATGCGGACCTATTGGCttcacaaaaataa